The genomic segment GCGCCGCCGAGATCGAGAAATTCCGCGTGCGCGGAGTCGAGCACCTGGTTTTCGACCTGCGCCTCCAGTACGATCGTTTCGAGGAGAGCCTGGAGCTGATCGGCAAAGAGCTGCTCCCCCGCTTCCCCGCCCCCGCGCCCTGACGCGCGTGCGCGACCGCCTTTCCGGGGAGACGAGAACGGCAAACATCCATTGAAAGAGGAGTGAACGCACCATGCGTTTTGGAATCGAGTTCGGGAGCTATCCGGCGGATCTGCCTCCGGCCGAGGCGTGCCGCCAGATTTCGGAAAGAGCCGAGGCCGCCTACAAGAACAACTACGACGGCCTGTTCGTCGCTCAGCACTATGTCACGGGCCCGGATTCGGCGATCCTGCAGTCGATCCCGCTGCTTTCCTATCTCGCCGGCCGCTGTCCCGGCATGCACGTCGGCACGTCGATCTTCATCCTGCCTCTGCACCATCCGGTCATGGTGGCCGAGTACACGGCGACGCTGGACAATCTTTCAGGCGGGAAGTTCCTCTTCGGCGTGGGCCAGGGCTACCGCGACGCCGAGTTTCGCTCGTTCGGGATCGACAAGCGGGAGCGCCGCCAGCGGCTGGTGGAGGGACTCGAGGTGATTCGCCGGCTCTGGTCCGAGGATTCCGTGACCTTCCACGGCCGCCATTTCCGGCTCGACGGCGTCGGCATCGCCCCCAGGCCCCTGCAGCAGCCCGGGCCGCCGGTCCTGCTGGGGGCGGACACGCCCAGGACCGTGGCGAGGGTGCCCGAGGTCGCCGATCACTGGATCGCGAGCCGGCGGCACTCGAAACCGTTCCTGCGCGAGGCCCTGCCCGGTTACAAAGCCGCCCTCGAGCGGCGGGGAAGAGAGTTTCGCGGGCTGTACATGTTCCGCGACCTCTGCATCGCCGACAGCTCGCGCCAGGCCGAGGATCGAATCCGCGACGGCTACGAGCGGCGGTACCGGCGCTACCAGCAGTGGGGACAGCCGGGCGAGCGCTACGACCTGGCGTTCGACGAGCTCAAGCGCGATCGCCTGATCCTCGGCAGTCCGGCCGAGGTGACCGAGCAGGTCATGGCGTATCACGAG from the Candidatus Zixiibacteriota bacterium genome contains:
- a CDS encoding LLM class flavin-dependent oxidoreductase, translated to MRFGIEFGSYPADLPPAEACRQISERAEAAYKNNYDGLFVAQHYVTGPDSAILQSIPLLSYLAGRCPGMHVGTSIFILPLHHPVMVAEYTATLDNLSGGKFLFGVGQGYRDAEFRSFGIDKRERRQRLVEGLEVIRRLWSEDSVTFHGRHFRLDGVGIAPRPLQQPGPPVLLGADTPRTVARVPEVADHWIASRRHSKPFLREALPGYKAALERRGREFRGLYMFRDLCIADSSRQAEDRIRDGYERRYRRYQQWGQPGERYDLAFDELKRDRLILGSPAEVTEQVMAYHEEFGVEFMWFMVDWPGMDPGYTLETIQRFGEEVIPTVKRLTASSRKPG